Proteins encoded together in one Lepisosteus oculatus isolate fLepOcu1 chromosome 2, fLepOcu1.hap2, whole genome shotgun sequence window:
- the LOC102693063 gene encoding amine sulfotransferase-like isoform X1, translating into MENRKDHRPIISNYKGFNFISNVHDQKHLDSLETFEIRETDVFVITYPKSGTTWFQYLLSLLYYSNEVEGEDAKMTIEVVPWIEVHMKKQDYCKKPSPRLFVSHLPYNLIPKGLKEKGKVIYVARNPKDVAVSFYHFHNFYNFLENQESFGDFLNKFLHGNVFGSSWFDHIKDWYSHKHEFDFLYITYEEMNKDLRSSVLKISHFLDKKLDEKTIDMIVEKGSFKNMKNNPVANSERLSSEHFDRSKGSFLRKGKVGDWKNLFTVAHNERFDEFYWKAMKDVPLDFIWDLCE; encoded by the exons ATGGAAAATAGAAAAGACCATCGTCCAATTATTTCTAATTACAAaggatttaattttatttccaatGTGCATGATCAGAAACATCTGGATTCTCTAGAGACATTTGAAATCCGAGAAACTGATGTTTTTGTCATAACTTATCCTAAATCAG GCACTACATGGTTTCAGTACCTCCTATCTCTACTGTATTACAGTAATGAGGTAGAGGGAGAAGATGCCAAAATGACAATTGAGGTTGTTCCCTGGATTGAAGTACACATGAAGAAACAAGACTACTGCAAGAAACCATCCCCACGTTTGTTTGTGTCTCACCTACCCTACAATCTAATCCCCAAGGgcctgaaagaaaaaggaaag GTTATTTATGTTGCCAGAAACCCCAAAGATGTTGCTGTGTCGTTTTACCATTTCCataatttttataattttctggaaaaccaggAAAGCTTTGGGGATTTTTTGAATAAGTTTCTTCATGGGAATG TTTTTGGAAGCTCTTGGTTTGACCACATTAAAGACTGGTACAGTCATAAACATGAGTTTGACTTCCTGTACATCACATATGAGGAAATGAACAAG GACTTGCGGAGTTCTGTACTCAAAATCTCACACTTTCTTGACAAGAAGCTGGATGAAAAAACAATTGATATGATTGTGGAAAAGGGCTCATTCAAGAACATGAAGAACAATCCAGTTGCCAATTCAGAGAGATTATCTTCCGAACATTTTGATCGTAGCAAAGGATCCTTTCTTAGAAAAG GGAAAGTTGGGGACTGGAAGAATTTGTTCACTGTGGCTCACAATGAGAGGTTTGATGAGTTCTACTGGAAGGCAATGAAAGATGTCCCTCTAGATTTCATTTGGGATCTTTGTGAATAG
- the LOC102692865 gene encoding amine sulfotransferase-like isoform X2, whose product MQLNSTRIPVFDVLVQLMSLHNISRTIWMQQILTLIEAGGDLSATQNQTTSDRIPWIELKGKVHDFVAAPSPRIRVSHLPYNILPEALRQKKGKVIYVARNPKDILVSYYHFHSYAVMLETPKNFEDFFDKFLEGRVFGSSWFDQIKEWYSHKDEMNFLYLTYEEMIKDIKTSVLKICKFLGKQLNDEQINNVVEHSTFKNMKVNPKANYQLVSNDLLNQRKGAFMRKGTIGDWKNYFTVAQNEKFDKIFQEKMKDFPLTFVWDICD is encoded by the exons ATGCAATTGAATTCCACCAGGATTcctgtttttgatgttttggtACAACTGATGTCTCTTCACAATATTTCAC GGACCATATGGATGCAACAGATCCTGACTTTGATTGAAGCAGGTGGAGATCTcagtgcaacacaaaaccagacAACTTCCGACAGAATTCCATGGATTGAGCTGAAAGGCAAAGTGCACGATTTTGTGGCTGCTCCTTCACCTCGCATCCGGGTTTCTCATTTGCCATATAATATACTCCCAGAGGCTCTAAGGCAAAAAAAGGGGAAG GTAATTTATGTAGCTAGAAACCCAAAAGATATACTGGTGTCATACTACCACTTTCATTCCTATGCAGTAATGTTGGAGACACCAAAAaactttgaggatttttttgATAAATTCCTGGAAGGAAGAG TTTTTGGCAGCTCCTGGTTTGATCAAATCAAAGAATGGTATAGCCACAAAGATGAAATGAACTTTCTGTACTTGACATATGAAGAGATGATTAAG gACATAAAGACCTCAGTCTTGAAAATATGCAAATTTCTGGGAAAGCAGCTTAATGACGAACAGATTAACAATGTTGTGGAGCACTCTacctttaaaaacatgaaagtcAATCCAAAAGCCAACTACCAGTTAGTCTCCAATGACCTGCTGAACCAGAGAAAGGGAGCTTTTATGAGAAAAG ggaCCATTGGAGACTGGAAGAACTACTTTACAGTTGCTCAGAATGAAAAATTTGACAAAATATTCCAGgagaaaatgaaagattttcCCCTGACGTTTGTGTGGGATATCTGTGACTAA
- the LOC102693063 gene encoding amine sulfotransferase-like isoform X2, with translation MTYYFPTFNIKKHLDSLETFEIRETDVFVITYPKSGTTWFQYLLSLLYYSNEVEGEDAKMTIEVVPWIEVHMKKQDYCKKPSPRLFVSHLPYNLIPKGLKEKGKVIYVARNPKDVAVSFYHFHNFYNFLENQESFGDFLNKFLHGNVFGSSWFDHIKDWYSHKHEFDFLYITYEEMNKDLRSSVLKISHFLDKKLDEKTIDMIVEKGSFKNMKNNPVANSERLSSEHFDRSKGSFLRKGKVGDWKNLFTVAHNERFDEFYWKAMKDVPLDFIWDLCE, from the exons ATGACCTACTACTTCCCAACTTTTAACATTAAG AAACATCTGGATTCTCTAGAGACATTTGAAATCCGAGAAACTGATGTTTTTGTCATAACTTATCCTAAATCAG GCACTACATGGTTTCAGTACCTCCTATCTCTACTGTATTACAGTAATGAGGTAGAGGGAGAAGATGCCAAAATGACAATTGAGGTTGTTCCCTGGATTGAAGTACACATGAAGAAACAAGACTACTGCAAGAAACCATCCCCACGTTTGTTTGTGTCTCACCTACCCTACAATCTAATCCCCAAGGgcctgaaagaaaaaggaaag GTTATTTATGTTGCCAGAAACCCCAAAGATGTTGCTGTGTCGTTTTACCATTTCCataatttttataattttctggaaaaccaggAAAGCTTTGGGGATTTTTTGAATAAGTTTCTTCATGGGAATG TTTTTGGAAGCTCTTGGTTTGACCACATTAAAGACTGGTACAGTCATAAACATGAGTTTGACTTCCTGTACATCACATATGAGGAAATGAACAAG GACTTGCGGAGTTCTGTACTCAAAATCTCACACTTTCTTGACAAGAAGCTGGATGAAAAAACAATTGATATGATTGTGGAAAAGGGCTCATTCAAGAACATGAAGAACAATCCAGTTGCCAATTCAGAGAGATTATCTTCCGAACATTTTGATCGTAGCAAAGGATCCTTTCTTAGAAAAG GGAAAGTTGGGGACTGGAAGAATTTGTTCACTGTGGCTCACAATGAGAGGTTTGATGAGTTCTACTGGAAGGCAATGAAAGATGTCCCTCTAGATTTCATTTGGGATCTTTGTGAATAG
- the LOC102692865 gene encoding amine sulfotransferase-like isoform X1: protein MAESENQMLDYTLVPYKNFLLISNIHSAEDLDQLQKCEIRDSDIFVVTYPKSGTIWMQQILTLIEAGGDLSATQNQTTSDRIPWIELKGKVHDFVAAPSPRIRVSHLPYNILPEALRQKKGKVIYVARNPKDILVSYYHFHSYAVMLETPKNFEDFFDKFLEGRVFGSSWFDQIKEWYSHKDEMNFLYLTYEEMIKDIKTSVLKICKFLGKQLNDEQINNVVEHSTFKNMKVNPKANYQLVSNDLLNQRKGAFMRKGTIGDWKNYFTVAQNEKFDKIFQEKMKDFPLTFVWDICD, encoded by the exons ATGGCTGAGAGTGAAAACCAGATGCTGGACTATACTCTTGTTCCATACAAAAACTTTCTTCTAATATCAAATATTCATTCAGCTGAAGATCTGGATCAGCTGCAGAAATGTGAAATCAGGGATTCTGATATCTTTGTAGTTACATATCCAAAGTCag GGACCATATGGATGCAACAGATCCTGACTTTGATTGAAGCAGGTGGAGATCTcagtgcaacacaaaaccagacAACTTCCGACAGAATTCCATGGATTGAGCTGAAAGGCAAAGTGCACGATTTTGTGGCTGCTCCTTCACCTCGCATCCGGGTTTCTCATTTGCCATATAATATACTCCCAGAGGCTCTAAGGCAAAAAAAGGGGAAG GTAATTTATGTAGCTAGAAACCCAAAAGATATACTGGTGTCATACTACCACTTTCATTCCTATGCAGTAATGTTGGAGACACCAAAAaactttgaggatttttttgATAAATTCCTGGAAGGAAGAG TTTTTGGCAGCTCCTGGTTTGATCAAATCAAAGAATGGTATAGCCACAAAGATGAAATGAACTTTCTGTACTTGACATATGAAGAGATGATTAAG gACATAAAGACCTCAGTCTTGAAAATATGCAAATTTCTGGGAAAGCAGCTTAATGACGAACAGATTAACAATGTTGTGGAGCACTCTacctttaaaaacatgaaagtcAATCCAAAAGCCAACTACCAGTTAGTCTCCAATGACCTGCTGAACCAGAGAAAGGGAGCTTTTATGAGAAAAG ggaCCATTGGAGACTGGAAGAACTACTTTACAGTTGCTCAGAATGAAAAATTTGACAAAATATTCCAGgagaaaatgaaagattttcCCCTGACGTTTGTGTGGGATATCTGTGACTAA